One stretch of Zingiber officinale cultivar Zhangliang chromosome 6B, Zo_v1.1, whole genome shotgun sequence DNA includes these proteins:
- the LOC121992767 gene encoding beta-glucuronosyltransferase GlcAT14A-like — translation MQPTSSSSSSPNLAASPPPPPPPQPHLFSGFPKESRNLYWILLTSLVSLFLILSFSYPSSSPSASSSTPHVRSAAAEAAALLSSSSPPPPSIAYFLAGSAGDDDRLLRLLHAVYHPRNLYLLLLDGAAPQDQRERLALAVREVPAFRSARNVHVVGKPDFANPHGSSSLAATIHGAAILLRVGADWDWFVNLDASEYPLVTQDDLLHVFSFLPKDLNFVQHSSYIGWRESRQLRPIIVDPGLYLSSRTDIFYATQKREFPNAYKLFVGSSSVILSRKFLEHCILGTDNLPRTLLMYYANTPSPQTNYFQTVMCNSPAFNRTIVNHHLHYSEQDASPKKKLRLLTLDDLKNMTISGVAFGARFSKDDPVLDHIDKEILSRDPGRIVPGGWCLGGSHGDPCAVWGRPDVLTPGPGATRLAKSIADMLSDERFHSQQCIWD, via the exons ATGCAGCCGACgtcatcgtcgtcgtcgtctccAAATCTGGCCGCTtctcctcctccgccgccgccgccgcagccGCATCTCTTCTCCGGTTTTCCCAAGGAATCCCGCAACCTCTACTGGATCCTCCTCACCTCCCTCGTGTCCCTCTTTCTCATCCTCTCCTTCTCCTACCCCTCTTCTTCCCCCTCTGCCTCCTCGTCCACTCCCCACGTCCGATCTGCCGCCGCCGAAGCCGCCGCCCTCCTGTCCTCCTCCTCCCCGCCGCCTCCCTCTATCGCCTACTTCCTCGCCGGCTCCGCCGGGGACGACGACCGCCTCCTGCGCCTCCTCCACGCCGTCTACCATCCTAGAAACCTCTACCTCCTCCTACTCGACGGCGCCGCTCCACAGGACCAGCGCGAACGCCTCGCCCTAGCCGTCCGGGAGGTCCCGGCCTTCCGATCCGCACGGAATGTTCACGTCGTGGGGAAGCCGGATTTCGCCAACCCTCATGGAAGCTCTTCCCTGGCCGCCACCATCCATGGCGCCGCGATTTTGCTTCGGGTTGGAGCGGACTGGGACTGGTTCGTCAATCTCGACGCGTCGGAGTACCCTCTTGTGACGCAGGATG ATCTCCTTCATGTATTTTCTTTCCTACCAAAGGATCTCAACTTTGTTCAGCACTCCAGTTATATTGGTTGGAGAGA GTCACGGCAACTGAGACCTATCATTGTTGACCCTGGTCTATACCTCTCGTCCAGGACTGATATCTTTTATGCTACACAGAAGCGCGAGTTTCCAAATGCTTATAAGTTGTTCGTAG GTTCTTCTTCTGTTATTCTGAGTAGGAAGTTTTTAGAGCACTGCATCTTGGGTACTGACAATTTGCCAAGAACTCTTCTGATGTATTATGCAAATACACCTTCACCGCAAACAAACTATTTCCAAACTGTTATGTGCAACTCGCCCGCATTTAACAGAACTATTGTTAATCACCACCTGCACTACTCGGAACAGGATGCATCCCCAAAGAAGAAACTCCGCCTTTTGACTTTGGATGACCTAAAAAACATGACTATCAGTGGTGTAGCCTTTGGTGCAAGGTTCTCTAAGGATGATCCTGTGCTAGATCACATTGACAAGGAAATTTTGAGTAGAGATCCTGGTAGGATAGTTCCTGGAGGCTGGTGTTTAGGTGGCAGCCATGGCGATCCATGCGCTGTGTGGGGTAGACCTGACGTTCTTACTCCAGGACCTGGAGCAACGAGGCTTGCAAAATCTATTGCAGATATGCTCTCGGATGAGAGATTTCATTCACAGCAATGTATATGGGACTGA